One segment of Eschrichtius robustus isolate mEscRob2 chromosome 3, mEscRob2.pri, whole genome shotgun sequence DNA contains the following:
- the MFSD2A gene encoding sodium-dependent lysophosphatidylcholine symporter 1 isoform X5 has protein sequence MAKGEGAESGSAAGLLPTGILQAGERPVQVKKESKKKNQLSICNKLCYAVGGAPYQVTGCALGFFLQIYLLDVAQVSEESSFACSPSQVDPFSASIILFVGRAWDAITDPLVGFCISKSPWTRLGRLMPWIIFSTPLAIIAYFLIWFVPDFQQGQTLWYLLFYCLFETLVTCFHVPYSALTMFISTEQSERDSATAYRMTVEVLGTVLGTAIQGQIVGQAHTPCVQDANASTVALEGANRTQSATSLRETQNAYLLAAGVIASIYVICAVILTLGVREQREPYETQQAKPMPFFRGIRLVMSHGPYIKLIAGFLFTSLAFMLVEGNFALFCTYTLGFRNEFQNLLLAIMFSATVTIPIWQWFLTQFGKKMAVYIGISSAVPFLILVALMESNLIVTYVVAVAAGISVAAAFLLPWSMLPDVIDDFHLKQPHIHGTEPIFFSFYVFFTKFASGVSLGISTLSLDFTGYQTRGCSQPAPVKFTLKMLVTMAPIVLILIGLLLFKLYPIDEEKRRQNKKALQALREEASSSGCSDTDSTELARIL, from the exons ATGGCCAAAGGAGAGGGCGCCGAGAGCGGCTCCGCCGCGGGGCTGCTGCCCACCGGCATCCTCCAAGCCGGTGAACGCCCGGTCCAGGTGAAG aaggaatcaaagaagaaaaaccagTTGTCCATTTGCAACAAACTTTGCTATGCAGTTGGGGGGGCACCCTACCAGGTGACGGGTTGTGCCCTGGGGTTCTTCCTGCAGATCTACCTGTTGGATGTAGCTCAGGTGAGTGA GGAGTCATCTTTTGCCTGTTCCCCATCCCAGGTGGATCCtttctctgcttccatcatcctATTTGTGGGCCGAGCTTGGGATGCCATCACAGACCCCCTGGTGGGCTTCTGCATTAGCAAATCCCCCTGGACCCGCCTGGGCCGCCTCATGCCCTG GATCATCTTCTCCACGCCCCTGGCCATCATCGCCTACTTCCTCATCTGGTTTGTGCCTGACTTCCAACAGGGCCAGACCCTGTGGTACTTGCTTTTCTACTGCCTCTTTGAGACGCTGGTCACG TGTTTCCACGTTCCCTACTCAGCTCTCACCATGTTCATCAGCACAGAGCAAAGTGAGAGGGATTCTGCCACTGCGTATC GGATGACCGTGGAGGTATTAggtacagtgctgggcacagcaATCCAGGGGCAGATTGTGGGCCAAGCACATACACCTTGTGTCCAGGACGCCAATGCTTCTACAGTAGCCTTGGAAGGTGCCAATCGCACGCAGAGCGCCACCTCGCTCAGAGAAACG CAAAACGCATACCTGCTGGCGGCAGGGGTCATTGCCTCCATCTATGTCATCTGTGCTGTCATCCTGACCCTGGGCGTGCGGGAGCAGAGAG AACCCTACGAGACTCAGCAGGCCAAGCCGATGCCCTTCTTTCGGGGCATCCGGCTGGTCATGAGCCATGGCCCGTACATCAAGCTTATTGCCGGCTTCCTCTTCACCTCCTTGGCTTTCATG CTGGTGGAGGGGAACTTCGCTCTGTTTTGCACCTACACCTTGGGTTTTCGCAACGAATTCCAGAATCTGCTCCTGGCCATCATG TTCTCGGCCACAGTCACCATCCCCATCTGGCAGTGGTTCCTAACGCAGTTTGGCAAGAAGATGGCTGTGTACATTGGGATCTCA TCAGCAGTGCCATTTCTCATCTTGGTGGCCCTTATGGAGAGTAACCTGATTGTCACATATGTGGTAGCTGTGGCAGCTGGCATCAGTGTAGCAGCTGCCTTCTTACTACCCTG GTCCATGCTGCCTGACGTCATTGATGACTTCCACTTGAAGCAGCCCCATATCCATGGGACCGAGCCCATCTTCTTCTCCTTCTACGTCTTCTTCACCAAGTTTGCCTCCGGAGTCTCCCTGGGCATCTCCACCCTCAGTCTGGA CTTTACTGGGTACCAGACCCGTGGCTGCTCCCAGCCAGCACCTGTCAAGTTCACACTGAAGATGCTGGTGACCATGGCTCCCATAGTCCTCATCCTCATAGGCCTGCTGCTCTTTAAGCTGTACCCCATTGACGAGGAGAAGCGGCGGCAGAACAAGAAGGCCCTGCAGGCTCTGAG GGAAGAGGCCAGCAGCTCAGGCTGCTCTGACACAGACTCTACAGAACTAGCCAGAATCCTCTAG
- the MFSD2A gene encoding sodium-dependent lysophosphatidylcholine symporter 1 isoform X2, with the protein MAKGEGAESGSAAGLLPTGILQAGERPVQVKESKKKNQLSICNKLCYAVGGAPYQVTGCALGFFLQIYLLDVAQVDPFSASIILFVGRAWDAITDPLVGFCISKSPWTRLGRLMPWIIFSTPLAIIAYFLIWFVPDFQQGQTLWYLLFYCLFETLVTCFHVPYSALTMFISTEQSERDSATAYRMTVEVLGTVLGTAIQGQIVGQAHTPCVQDANASTVALEGANRTQSATSLRETQNAYLLAAGVIASIYVICAVILTLGVREQREPYETQQAKPMPFFRGIRLVMSHGPYIKLIAGFLFTSLAFMLVEGNFALFCTYTLGFRNEFQNLLLAIMFSATVTIPIWQWFLTQFGKKMAVYIGISSAVPFLILVALMESNLIVTYVVAVAAGISVAAAFLLPWSMLPDVIDDFHLKQPHIHGTEPIFFSFYVFFTKFASGVSLGISTLSLDFTGYQTRGCSQPAPVKFTLKMLVTMAPIVLILIGLLLFKLYPIDEEKRRQNKKALQALREEASSSGCSDTDSTELARIL; encoded by the exons ATGGCCAAAGGAGAGGGCGCCGAGAGCGGCTCCGCCGCGGGGCTGCTGCCCACCGGCATCCTCCAAGCCGGTGAACGCCCGGTCCAGGTGAAG gaatcaaagaagaaaaaccagTTGTCCATTTGCAACAAACTTTGCTATGCAGTTGGGGGGGCACCCTACCAGGTGACGGGTTGTGCCCTGGGGTTCTTCCTGCAGATCTACCTGTTGGATGTAGCTCAG GTGGATCCtttctctgcttccatcatcctATTTGTGGGCCGAGCTTGGGATGCCATCACAGACCCCCTGGTGGGCTTCTGCATTAGCAAATCCCCCTGGACCCGCCTGGGCCGCCTCATGCCCTG GATCATCTTCTCCACGCCCCTGGCCATCATCGCCTACTTCCTCATCTGGTTTGTGCCTGACTTCCAACAGGGCCAGACCCTGTGGTACTTGCTTTTCTACTGCCTCTTTGAGACGCTGGTCACG TGTTTCCACGTTCCCTACTCAGCTCTCACCATGTTCATCAGCACAGAGCAAAGTGAGAGGGATTCTGCCACTGCGTATC GGATGACCGTGGAGGTATTAggtacagtgctgggcacagcaATCCAGGGGCAGATTGTGGGCCAAGCACATACACCTTGTGTCCAGGACGCCAATGCTTCTACAGTAGCCTTGGAAGGTGCCAATCGCACGCAGAGCGCCACCTCGCTCAGAGAAACG CAAAACGCATACCTGCTGGCGGCAGGGGTCATTGCCTCCATCTATGTCATCTGTGCTGTCATCCTGACCCTGGGCGTGCGGGAGCAGAGAG AACCCTACGAGACTCAGCAGGCCAAGCCGATGCCCTTCTTTCGGGGCATCCGGCTGGTCATGAGCCATGGCCCGTACATCAAGCTTATTGCCGGCTTCCTCTTCACCTCCTTGGCTTTCATG CTGGTGGAGGGGAACTTCGCTCTGTTTTGCACCTACACCTTGGGTTTTCGCAACGAATTCCAGAATCTGCTCCTGGCCATCATG TTCTCGGCCACAGTCACCATCCCCATCTGGCAGTGGTTCCTAACGCAGTTTGGCAAGAAGATGGCTGTGTACATTGGGATCTCA TCAGCAGTGCCATTTCTCATCTTGGTGGCCCTTATGGAGAGTAACCTGATTGTCACATATGTGGTAGCTGTGGCAGCTGGCATCAGTGTAGCAGCTGCCTTCTTACTACCCTG GTCCATGCTGCCTGACGTCATTGATGACTTCCACTTGAAGCAGCCCCATATCCATGGGACCGAGCCCATCTTCTTCTCCTTCTACGTCTTCTTCACCAAGTTTGCCTCCGGAGTCTCCCTGGGCATCTCCACCCTCAGTCTGGA CTTTACTGGGTACCAGACCCGTGGCTGCTCCCAGCCAGCACCTGTCAAGTTCACACTGAAGATGCTGGTGACCATGGCTCCCATAGTCCTCATCCTCATAGGCCTGCTGCTCTTTAAGCTGTACCCCATTGACGAGGAGAAGCGGCGGCAGAACAAGAAGGCCCTGCAGGCTCTGAG GGAAGAGGCCAGCAGCTCAGGCTGCTCTGACACAGACTCTACAGAACTAGCCAGAATCCTCTAG
- the MFSD2A gene encoding sodium-dependent lysophosphatidylcholine symporter 1 isoform X3 — MAKGEGAESGSAAGLLPTGILQAGERPVQKESKKKNQLSICNKLCYAVGGAPYQVTGCALGFFLQIYLLDVAQVDPFSASIILFVGRAWDAITDPLVGFCISKSPWTRLGRLMPWIIFSTPLAIIAYFLIWFVPDFQQGQTLWYLLFYCLFETLVTCFHVPYSALTMFISTEQSERDSATAYRMTVEVLGTVLGTAIQGQIVGQAHTPCVQDANASTVALEGANRTQSATSLRETQNAYLLAAGVIASIYVICAVILTLGVREQREPYETQQAKPMPFFRGIRLVMSHGPYIKLIAGFLFTSLAFMLVEGNFALFCTYTLGFRNEFQNLLLAIMFSATVTIPIWQWFLTQFGKKMAVYIGISSAVPFLILVALMESNLIVTYVVAVAAGISVAAAFLLPWSMLPDVIDDFHLKQPHIHGTEPIFFSFYVFFTKFASGVSLGISTLSLDFTGYQTRGCSQPAPVKFTLKMLVTMAPIVLILIGLLLFKLYPIDEEKRRQNKKALQALREEASSSGCSDTDSTELARIL; from the exons ATGGCCAAAGGAGAGGGCGCCGAGAGCGGCTCCGCCGCGGGGCTGCTGCCCACCGGCATCCTCCAAGCCGGTGAACGCCCGGTCCAG aaggaatcaaagaagaaaaaccagTTGTCCATTTGCAACAAACTTTGCTATGCAGTTGGGGGGGCACCCTACCAGGTGACGGGTTGTGCCCTGGGGTTCTTCCTGCAGATCTACCTGTTGGATGTAGCTCAG GTGGATCCtttctctgcttccatcatcctATTTGTGGGCCGAGCTTGGGATGCCATCACAGACCCCCTGGTGGGCTTCTGCATTAGCAAATCCCCCTGGACCCGCCTGGGCCGCCTCATGCCCTG GATCATCTTCTCCACGCCCCTGGCCATCATCGCCTACTTCCTCATCTGGTTTGTGCCTGACTTCCAACAGGGCCAGACCCTGTGGTACTTGCTTTTCTACTGCCTCTTTGAGACGCTGGTCACG TGTTTCCACGTTCCCTACTCAGCTCTCACCATGTTCATCAGCACAGAGCAAAGTGAGAGGGATTCTGCCACTGCGTATC GGATGACCGTGGAGGTATTAggtacagtgctgggcacagcaATCCAGGGGCAGATTGTGGGCCAAGCACATACACCTTGTGTCCAGGACGCCAATGCTTCTACAGTAGCCTTGGAAGGTGCCAATCGCACGCAGAGCGCCACCTCGCTCAGAGAAACG CAAAACGCATACCTGCTGGCGGCAGGGGTCATTGCCTCCATCTATGTCATCTGTGCTGTCATCCTGACCCTGGGCGTGCGGGAGCAGAGAG AACCCTACGAGACTCAGCAGGCCAAGCCGATGCCCTTCTTTCGGGGCATCCGGCTGGTCATGAGCCATGGCCCGTACATCAAGCTTATTGCCGGCTTCCTCTTCACCTCCTTGGCTTTCATG CTGGTGGAGGGGAACTTCGCTCTGTTTTGCACCTACACCTTGGGTTTTCGCAACGAATTCCAGAATCTGCTCCTGGCCATCATG TTCTCGGCCACAGTCACCATCCCCATCTGGCAGTGGTTCCTAACGCAGTTTGGCAAGAAGATGGCTGTGTACATTGGGATCTCA TCAGCAGTGCCATTTCTCATCTTGGTGGCCCTTATGGAGAGTAACCTGATTGTCACATATGTGGTAGCTGTGGCAGCTGGCATCAGTGTAGCAGCTGCCTTCTTACTACCCTG GTCCATGCTGCCTGACGTCATTGATGACTTCCACTTGAAGCAGCCCCATATCCATGGGACCGAGCCCATCTTCTTCTCCTTCTACGTCTTCTTCACCAAGTTTGCCTCCGGAGTCTCCCTGGGCATCTCCACCCTCAGTCTGGA CTTTACTGGGTACCAGACCCGTGGCTGCTCCCAGCCAGCACCTGTCAAGTTCACACTGAAGATGCTGGTGACCATGGCTCCCATAGTCCTCATCCTCATAGGCCTGCTGCTCTTTAAGCTGTACCCCATTGACGAGGAGAAGCGGCGGCAGAACAAGAAGGCCCTGCAGGCTCTGAG GGAAGAGGCCAGCAGCTCAGGCTGCTCTGACACAGACTCTACAGAACTAGCCAGAATCCTCTAG
- the MFSD2A gene encoding sodium-dependent lysophosphatidylcholine symporter 1 isoform X1: protein MAKGEGAESGSAAGLLPTGILQAGERPVQVKKESKKKNQLSICNKLCYAVGGAPYQVTGCALGFFLQIYLLDVAQVDPFSASIILFVGRAWDAITDPLVGFCISKSPWTRLGRLMPWIIFSTPLAIIAYFLIWFVPDFQQGQTLWYLLFYCLFETLVTCFHVPYSALTMFISTEQSERDSATAYRMTVEVLGTVLGTAIQGQIVGQAHTPCVQDANASTVALEGANRTQSATSLRETQNAYLLAAGVIASIYVICAVILTLGVREQREPYETQQAKPMPFFRGIRLVMSHGPYIKLIAGFLFTSLAFMLVEGNFALFCTYTLGFRNEFQNLLLAIMFSATVTIPIWQWFLTQFGKKMAVYIGISSAVPFLILVALMESNLIVTYVVAVAAGISVAAAFLLPWSMLPDVIDDFHLKQPHIHGTEPIFFSFYVFFTKFASGVSLGISTLSLDFTGYQTRGCSQPAPVKFTLKMLVTMAPIVLILIGLLLFKLYPIDEEKRRQNKKALQALREEASSSGCSDTDSTELARIL, encoded by the exons ATGGCCAAAGGAGAGGGCGCCGAGAGCGGCTCCGCCGCGGGGCTGCTGCCCACCGGCATCCTCCAAGCCGGTGAACGCCCGGTCCAGGTGAAG aaggaatcaaagaagaaaaaccagTTGTCCATTTGCAACAAACTTTGCTATGCAGTTGGGGGGGCACCCTACCAGGTGACGGGTTGTGCCCTGGGGTTCTTCCTGCAGATCTACCTGTTGGATGTAGCTCAG GTGGATCCtttctctgcttccatcatcctATTTGTGGGCCGAGCTTGGGATGCCATCACAGACCCCCTGGTGGGCTTCTGCATTAGCAAATCCCCCTGGACCCGCCTGGGCCGCCTCATGCCCTG GATCATCTTCTCCACGCCCCTGGCCATCATCGCCTACTTCCTCATCTGGTTTGTGCCTGACTTCCAACAGGGCCAGACCCTGTGGTACTTGCTTTTCTACTGCCTCTTTGAGACGCTGGTCACG TGTTTCCACGTTCCCTACTCAGCTCTCACCATGTTCATCAGCACAGAGCAAAGTGAGAGGGATTCTGCCACTGCGTATC GGATGACCGTGGAGGTATTAggtacagtgctgggcacagcaATCCAGGGGCAGATTGTGGGCCAAGCACATACACCTTGTGTCCAGGACGCCAATGCTTCTACAGTAGCCTTGGAAGGTGCCAATCGCACGCAGAGCGCCACCTCGCTCAGAGAAACG CAAAACGCATACCTGCTGGCGGCAGGGGTCATTGCCTCCATCTATGTCATCTGTGCTGTCATCCTGACCCTGGGCGTGCGGGAGCAGAGAG AACCCTACGAGACTCAGCAGGCCAAGCCGATGCCCTTCTTTCGGGGCATCCGGCTGGTCATGAGCCATGGCCCGTACATCAAGCTTATTGCCGGCTTCCTCTTCACCTCCTTGGCTTTCATG CTGGTGGAGGGGAACTTCGCTCTGTTTTGCACCTACACCTTGGGTTTTCGCAACGAATTCCAGAATCTGCTCCTGGCCATCATG TTCTCGGCCACAGTCACCATCCCCATCTGGCAGTGGTTCCTAACGCAGTTTGGCAAGAAGATGGCTGTGTACATTGGGATCTCA TCAGCAGTGCCATTTCTCATCTTGGTGGCCCTTATGGAGAGTAACCTGATTGTCACATATGTGGTAGCTGTGGCAGCTGGCATCAGTGTAGCAGCTGCCTTCTTACTACCCTG GTCCATGCTGCCTGACGTCATTGATGACTTCCACTTGAAGCAGCCCCATATCCATGGGACCGAGCCCATCTTCTTCTCCTTCTACGTCTTCTTCACCAAGTTTGCCTCCGGAGTCTCCCTGGGCATCTCCACCCTCAGTCTGGA CTTTACTGGGTACCAGACCCGTGGCTGCTCCCAGCCAGCACCTGTCAAGTTCACACTGAAGATGCTGGTGACCATGGCTCCCATAGTCCTCATCCTCATAGGCCTGCTGCTCTTTAAGCTGTACCCCATTGACGAGGAGAAGCGGCGGCAGAACAAGAAGGCCCTGCAGGCTCTGAG GGAAGAGGCCAGCAGCTCAGGCTGCTCTGACACAGACTCTACAGAACTAGCCAGAATCCTCTAG
- the MFSD2A gene encoding sodium-dependent lysophosphatidylcholine symporter 1 isoform X4, whose protein sequence is MGDAAGMDLRIIFSTPLAIIAYFLIWFVPDFQQGQTLWYLLFYCLFETLVTCFHVPYSALTMFISTEQSERDSATAYRMTVEVLGTVLGTAIQGQIVGQAHTPCVQDANASTVALEGANRTQSATSLRETQNAYLLAAGVIASIYVICAVILTLGVREQREPYETQQAKPMPFFRGIRLVMSHGPYIKLIAGFLFTSLAFMLVEGNFALFCTYTLGFRNEFQNLLLAIMFSATVTIPIWQWFLTQFGKKMAVYIGISSAVPFLILVALMESNLIVTYVVAVAAGISVAAAFLLPWSMLPDVIDDFHLKQPHIHGTEPIFFSFYVFFTKFASGVSLGISTLSLDFTGYQTRGCSQPAPVKFTLKMLVTMAPIVLILIGLLLFKLYPIDEEKRRQNKKALQALREEASSSGCSDTDSTELARIL, encoded by the exons ATGGGAGATGCAGCAGGGATGGATCTGAG GATCATCTTCTCCACGCCCCTGGCCATCATCGCCTACTTCCTCATCTGGTTTGTGCCTGACTTCCAACAGGGCCAGACCCTGTGGTACTTGCTTTTCTACTGCCTCTTTGAGACGCTGGTCACG TGTTTCCACGTTCCCTACTCAGCTCTCACCATGTTCATCAGCACAGAGCAAAGTGAGAGGGATTCTGCCACTGCGTATC GGATGACCGTGGAGGTATTAggtacagtgctgggcacagcaATCCAGGGGCAGATTGTGGGCCAAGCACATACACCTTGTGTCCAGGACGCCAATGCTTCTACAGTAGCCTTGGAAGGTGCCAATCGCACGCAGAGCGCCACCTCGCTCAGAGAAACG CAAAACGCATACCTGCTGGCGGCAGGGGTCATTGCCTCCATCTATGTCATCTGTGCTGTCATCCTGACCCTGGGCGTGCGGGAGCAGAGAG AACCCTACGAGACTCAGCAGGCCAAGCCGATGCCCTTCTTTCGGGGCATCCGGCTGGTCATGAGCCATGGCCCGTACATCAAGCTTATTGCCGGCTTCCTCTTCACCTCCTTGGCTTTCATG CTGGTGGAGGGGAACTTCGCTCTGTTTTGCACCTACACCTTGGGTTTTCGCAACGAATTCCAGAATCTGCTCCTGGCCATCATG TTCTCGGCCACAGTCACCATCCCCATCTGGCAGTGGTTCCTAACGCAGTTTGGCAAGAAGATGGCTGTGTACATTGGGATCTCA TCAGCAGTGCCATTTCTCATCTTGGTGGCCCTTATGGAGAGTAACCTGATTGTCACATATGTGGTAGCTGTGGCAGCTGGCATCAGTGTAGCAGCTGCCTTCTTACTACCCTG GTCCATGCTGCCTGACGTCATTGATGACTTCCACTTGAAGCAGCCCCATATCCATGGGACCGAGCCCATCTTCTTCTCCTTCTACGTCTTCTTCACCAAGTTTGCCTCCGGAGTCTCCCTGGGCATCTCCACCCTCAGTCTGGA CTTTACTGGGTACCAGACCCGTGGCTGCTCCCAGCCAGCACCTGTCAAGTTCACACTGAAGATGCTGGTGACCATGGCTCCCATAGTCCTCATCCTCATAGGCCTGCTGCTCTTTAAGCTGTACCCCATTGACGAGGAGAAGCGGCGGCAGAACAAGAAGGCCCTGCAGGCTCTGAG GGAAGAGGCCAGCAGCTCAGGCTGCTCTGACACAGACTCTACAGAACTAGCCAGAATCCTCTAG